Proteins encoded by one window of Amaranthus tricolor cultivar Red isolate AtriRed21 chromosome 4, ASM2621246v1, whole genome shotgun sequence:
- the LOC130810825 gene encoding uncharacterized protein LOC130810825 — MEKFGFGRKWISWIMECVSSASMSILLKGSPLRPFNMEKGLRQDVRIGKAKVSLKHVQFADDILLFAPKNTLCIINYFRILDIFALMSGLAINYNKSAIISWKLEDYSWVNEIANGVGCIHARPPFTYLGFPLSSNFNKFDAWKPVISKIENR, encoded by the exons ATGGAAAAGTTTGGCTTTGGCCGGAAATGGATATCATGGATTATGGAATGTGTTTCTTCTGCATCAATGTCTATTCTTCTAAAGGGCTCCCCCCTACGCCCGTTCAATATGGAAAAAGGCCTCAGACAAG ATGTTCGCATTGGGAAGGCAAAGGTTAGTCTAAAACATGTTCAATTTGCTGATGATATTCTTTTGTTTGCTCCAAAAAATACATTATGCATCATAAACTATTTTAGAATCTTGGATATCTTTGCTTTGATGTCGGGCCTAGCTATTAATTATAACAAGTCGGCTATTATCTCCTGGAAATTGGAAGATTATTCTTGGGTGAATGAAATTGCAAATGGTGTTGGTTGTATACATGCACGCCCCCCTTTTACCTACCTTGGTTTCCCCCTTAGTTCAAACTTCAATAAATTTGATGCATGGAAACCGGTTATTTCCAAAATCGAAAACAGATAA